From one Candidatus Baltobacteraceae bacterium genomic stretch:
- a CDS encoding LON peptidase substrate-binding domain-containing protein produces the protein MPMRLRLFPLNAVLFPGAVLNLHVFEPRYKQMIHECMGEGVGFGVVLIREGREAGDPSVEPHQVGSVAEILEITQLPFDRFYISTIGRERFRITEIVSREPYLTVEVEAIVEEAAGAEGLEPLTTQVRAAFLEYIELIIEFSGQEANVDLPDDPQSTSFIVGDALQVADTMKQRLLELDDTKQRLTVELAFLRRLLPQLRKLLERRDIELEARRERGDEG, from the coding sequence ATGCCGATGCGCCTGCGGTTGTTCCCGCTCAACGCCGTCCTCTTTCCGGGCGCGGTGCTCAATTTACACGTCTTCGAGCCGCGTTACAAACAGATGATTCACGAGTGCATGGGTGAAGGCGTCGGTTTCGGCGTGGTGCTGATTCGCGAGGGCCGCGAGGCGGGCGATCCGAGCGTCGAGCCGCATCAGGTCGGCTCGGTTGCGGAGATTCTCGAAATCACGCAATTGCCGTTCGATCGTTTCTACATCTCCACGATTGGCCGCGAACGCTTTCGCATTACCGAGATCGTGAGCCGCGAGCCGTATCTCACCGTCGAAGTCGAGGCGATCGTCGAGGAGGCCGCCGGCGCCGAAGGCTTGGAACCGCTCACCACGCAAGTGCGCGCCGCGTTCTTAGAATACATCGAACTGATCATCGAGTTCAGCGGTCAAGAAGCCAACGTCGATCTTCCCGACGACCCGCAAAGCACGTCGTTCATCGTCGGCGACGCACTCCAGGTGGCCGATACGATGAAGCAGCGCTTGCTCGAACTCGACGATACAAAACAGCGTCTCACGGTCGAATTGGCGTTCCTGCGCCGCCTTTTGCCGCAACTGCGCAAACTTTTAGAACGCCGCGACATCGAACTCGAAGCCCGTCGCGAACGCGGCGACGAGGGCG
- a CDS encoding O-methyltransferase — MYADVYTYLEATHAEPDPLLLELEQYGRKEEIPAVSRSLGRLLSVLVHSMQANRILEIGTAYGYATLWMAFALPPAGKIWTFDPNIERTDVARSYFERAGVTEQVELINQPAQEILPTFPQRNLDIVFINAQKTEYEEYLEHVVPMLKLSGLVVVHNLMLGGRVLEKPAREDDDDLAAIRRFNKTFLNHPELDATIIPLADGTGIGARTR; from the coding sequence ATGTACGCCGACGTTTACACCTATCTCGAGGCGACGCACGCCGAGCCGGATCCGCTGCTGCTCGAACTCGAACAGTATGGCCGCAAGGAAGAGATACCCGCCGTCTCGCGATCCCTCGGGCGGCTGCTCTCGGTCCTCGTTCACAGCATGCAGGCCAACCGCATACTCGAGATCGGCACCGCGTACGGATATGCGACGCTGTGGATGGCGTTCGCGCTCCCGCCGGCCGGAAAGATCTGGACCTTCGATCCCAACATCGAGCGTACCGACGTGGCGCGTTCGTATTTCGAGCGAGCCGGCGTTACCGAGCAAGTCGAACTGATCAACCAGCCTGCCCAAGAAATTCTGCCGACCTTTCCGCAACGCAACCTCGACATCGTCTTCATCAACGCGCAGAAGACCGAGTACGAAGAATATCTCGAGCACGTGGTGCCGATGCTCAAACTCTCGGGACTGGTCGTGGTGCACAACCTGATGCTCGGCGGGCGCGTTCTCGAAAAACCGGCTCGGGAGGATGACGACGATCTCGCGGCGATCCGGCGATTCAATAAGACCTTTCTCAATCACCCCGAGCTCGACGCCACGATCATTCCGCTCGCCGACGGCACCGGTATCGGCGCGCGCACGCGGTGA
- a CDS encoding flavin reductase family protein, protein MNQRSGADADAFKSVMRRYPTGVCVVTSLRDGEPRGLTVNSFASVSTQPPLVLICINREARSYLYISTSKIFCVNILDGAQRELAERFSGKLRERQFEDVPYDVDATGAAVLSGTIAHLDCAVEEEHHAGSHSIFIGRVLSSASRPGTPLGYFNGTFHDFGMRVE, encoded by the coding sequence GTGAATCAGCGATCCGGCGCCGATGCCGACGCATTCAAATCCGTCATGCGCCGCTATCCGACGGGCGTCTGCGTGGTGACGAGTCTACGCGACGGCGAGCCGCGCGGACTCACCGTAAACTCCTTCGCGAGCGTCTCGACTCAGCCGCCTCTCGTGCTCATCTGCATCAATCGGGAAGCACGCAGCTACCTCTACATCTCGACCTCGAAGATTTTCTGCGTCAACATCCTGGACGGCGCGCAGCGAGAGCTCGCGGAGCGATTCTCCGGCAAGCTGCGCGAGCGGCAATTCGAGGACGTGCCGTACGACGTCGACGCGACGGGCGCCGCCGTGCTTAGCGGCACGATCGCGCATCTGGATTGCGCCGTCGAAGAGGAGCATCACGCCGGCTCCCACAGCATTTTTATCGGACGCGTGCTCTCGAGCGCGTCGCGACCCGGTACGCCGCTGGGGTACTTCAACGGCACCTTCCACGACTTCGGCATGCGCGTCGAATGA
- a CDS encoding MBL fold metallo-hydrolase, with product MTHVETFAAGMLGCNCTIVADDVTKEAIVVDGGDGVDEVVRRLAAGGFRARYLAHTHAHFDHIGDLGRLRELTHGLGLLHPADLALYRSPAMQARWAGLREMPRVVALDADLRDGDVLSVGEVRMSVLHTPGHTPGSVCFAFEGSAETTILSGDTLFAGSIGRWDLGGTSMEDIVASIHRKLLDFPDATSVIPGHGPFTTIGTERNSNPYLQ from the coding sequence ATGACGCACGTAGAGACCTTTGCCGCCGGTATGCTCGGCTGCAACTGCACGATCGTCGCCGACGACGTAACGAAAGAAGCGATCGTCGTCGACGGCGGCGACGGAGTCGACGAAGTGGTGCGTCGGCTAGCGGCGGGCGGATTCCGAGCGCGCTATCTCGCGCACACCCACGCGCACTTCGACCACATCGGCGACCTCGGCCGGCTGCGCGAACTCACGCACGGCTTGGGATTGCTGCATCCGGCGGATCTAGCGCTCTATCGCTCACCGGCGATGCAGGCGCGCTGGGCGGGGCTGCGCGAGATGCCGCGCGTGGTCGCGCTCGACGCCGACCTGCGCGACGGCGACGTTCTGAGCGTAGGCGAGGTTCGAATGAGCGTCCTGCACACCCCGGGACACACGCCGGGAAGCGTTTGCTTCGCCTTCGAGGGAAGCGCCGAAACAACGATCCTTTCCGGCGACACGCTCTTCGCCGGTTCGATTGGGCGCTGGGATTTGGGCGGCACGTCGATGGAAGATATCGTCGCATCGATTCATCGCAAGCTGCTGGATTTTCCCGACGCAACCTCCGTCATCCCCGGACACGGCCCCTTCACCACAATCGGCACCGAGCGCAATTCCAACCCATACCTGCAATAA
- a CDS encoding iron-sulfur cluster assembly scaffold protein: protein MNFPKFQRLVEERAGFRTMENATASGEYFSDSCGDLYNFFLKVGPGAVIEDISYFTTGCGFGTATCSLVVDLAKGKTIDQALAITEADIDTQLDGYPEKKKDYPQRALEALKIAIDDYKSKVASGAVPDFGAMPAPARAPETPIPAPAEQPAAQTDDGKVLIKLH, encoded by the coding sequence ATGAATTTTCCAAAATTTCAGCGACTCGTCGAAGAGCGTGCCGGTTTCCGGACGATGGAGAACGCGACCGCGAGCGGCGAATACTTCAGCGATTCGTGCGGCGACCTCTACAATTTCTTTCTGAAGGTCGGCCCGGGAGCGGTGATCGAGGACATCTCGTATTTTACGACGGGATGCGGCTTCGGTACGGCAACGTGCAGCCTGGTCGTCGATCTCGCCAAAGGTAAGACGATCGATCAAGCGCTCGCGATCACCGAGGCGGATATCGATACGCAGCTCGATGGCTATCCGGAAAAGAAGAAAGACTATCCGCAGCGCGCGCTCGAAGCGCTAAAAATCGCGATCGACGACTACAAGAGCAAAGTCGCATCGGGCGCCGTACCCGATTTCGGCGCGATGCCCGCGCCCGCGCGCGCACCGGAAACCCCCATTCCCGCCCCCGCCGAACAGCCGGCCGCCCAGACCGACGACGGCAAAGTCCTCATCAAACTCCACTAG
- the sufC gene encoding Fe-S cluster assembly ATPase SufC — protein MSESGLVIHDLRASVADNSILKGIDLTVEPGKVHALMGPNGSGKSTLAFSLTGHPNYRVTSGSVTLDGQNVLEMASDKRAKAGLFLSFQYPAAIPGVKVANFLYAARQAVKPGDLTPAKFRAMLMEKLDILDMDPGFLGRYLNDGFSGGEKKRLEMLQMAVLGPKYAVLDETDSGLDVDALRAVGKSVNAMRESAEGKDTGFLIITHYPRILQYIVADVVHVMMDGRIVKTGGADLANRIEREGYDKIREEIETLA, from the coding sequence GTGTCGGAGTCCGGCCTCGTCATCCACGATCTGCGCGCCAGCGTGGCAGATAACAGCATTCTTAAGGGCATCGACCTGACGGTCGAGCCGGGTAAAGTGCACGCGCTGATGGGGCCCAACGGGTCTGGAAAATCGACGCTCGCCTTCTCGCTGACCGGCCACCCAAACTATCGGGTCACCTCGGGCAGCGTGACGCTCGACGGCCAGAACGTGCTCGAGATGGCTTCGGACAAGCGAGCCAAGGCCGGACTCTTCCTCTCGTTTCAATATCCGGCCGCGATTCCGGGCGTGAAGGTCGCGAACTTTCTTTACGCGGCGCGCCAAGCCGTGAAACCGGGCGACCTTACGCCGGCAAAATTCCGCGCGATGCTCATGGAGAAGCTCGATATCCTCGATATGGATCCCGGTTTTTTGGGCCGCTATCTCAACGACGGCTTCTCGGGCGGCGAAAAGAAGCGTCTCGAAATGCTCCAGATGGCCGTGCTCGGGCCAAAATACGCCGTGCTGGATGAGACCGATTCGGGTCTGGACGTCGACGCACTGCGCGCGGTCGGCAAATCGGTCAACGCGATGCGCGAGAGCGCCGAGGGCAAGGATACCGGCTTCCTGATCATCACCCACTATCCGCGCATTCTGCAATACATCGTCGCCGACGTCGTGCACGTGATGATGGACGGCCGCATCGTCAAGACCGGCGGCGCGGATTTAGCCAATCGCATCGAGCGCGAAGGGTACGATAAGATCCGCGAGGAGATCGAGACACTTGCCTAG
- the sufD gene encoding Fe-S cluster assembly protein SufD yields MPSTLVAPAGDAVLSQELRTEALERFSHLPAGREKPGRYWKIDLETIDLDALALGSAPAADPAIDALPGRGVIVCSLREAAQRHRELFDRAFGQTADARNRKFAALATALTNTGAFVYVPADVAVDEPIVIRYTAAQSALFPYTLVLADRGARVTIVERVEATIAGAFVCGIAEVVTAESAQVVYASAQTLPEDARVYFTRAARPGKDAQVQWAAAELGAALSVSSIDVAIDSPGVDAQITGLFFPRGNQHVDMISTVEHNVGNARSETLVKSAAIGQGQARYLGNIRILAHAQGSAAFLRDDALLLSKSSHIDSIPALEIAANDVKAYHGATVGALDEEQLFYMTSRGIERQAAEKMIALGFFQPAIDRFPTEALREELRGLLEAKIG; encoded by the coding sequence TTGCCTAGCACGCTCGTCGCTCCCGCCGGCGACGCGGTGCTCTCGCAAGAGCTCCGCACCGAGGCGCTCGAGCGCTTCTCGCACCTTCCCGCCGGTCGCGAAAAGCCCGGACGGTATTGGAAGATCGATCTGGAGACGATCGATCTCGACGCGCTTGCGTTGGGCAGCGCGCCCGCAGCCGATCCCGCAATCGACGCGTTGCCGGGGCGCGGCGTGATCGTCTGCAGTCTGCGCGAAGCCGCGCAGCGCCACCGCGAGCTCTTCGATCGCGCCTTCGGTCAAACGGCCGACGCCCGCAATCGTAAGTTTGCAGCGCTCGCAACGGCGCTCACCAACACCGGTGCGTTCGTCTACGTTCCCGCCGACGTCGCGGTCGACGAGCCGATCGTGATTCGCTACACGGCCGCCCAAAGTGCGCTTTTCCCTTACACCCTCGTGCTGGCCGACCGCGGCGCCCGCGTAACGATCGTCGAGCGCGTCGAGGCGACGATTGCCGGTGCGTTCGTCTGCGGCATCGCCGAAGTGGTCACGGCGGAGAGCGCGCAGGTCGTCTATGCCTCGGCTCAAACGCTCCCCGAAGACGCTCGCGTCTATTTCACGCGGGCGGCGCGTCCGGGCAAGGACGCGCAAGTACAGTGGGCCGCGGCCGAACTCGGCGCGGCGCTTTCGGTCAGTTCCATCGACGTCGCGATCGATTCACCGGGCGTCGACGCGCAGATCACCGGTCTGTTTTTTCCGCGCGGAAATCAACACGTCGATATGATCTCAACCGTCGAGCACAACGTCGGTAACGCCCGCTCGGAGACGCTCGTGAAATCGGCCGCGATCGGTCAGGGGCAGGCGCGCTACCTCGGAAACATTCGAATTCTCGCGCACGCTCAAGGCAGCGCGGCGTTCCTGCGCGACGATGCGCTGCTGCTCTCAAAGTCGTCGCATATCGACTCGATTCCGGCGCTCGAAATCGCCGCCAACGATGTCAAGGCGTACCACGGAGCGACCGTCGGCGCGCTCGACGAGGAGCAGTTGTTTTACATGACCAGCCGCGGCATCGAACGTCAGGCCGCGGAGAAAATGATCGCGCTTGGATTCTTCCAACCCGCGATCGATCGTTTTCCAACCGAAGCGCTGCGCGAGGAATTGCGCGGCTTGCTCGAGGCGAAGATCGGATAA
- a CDS encoding cysteine desulfurase translates to MVEDFPILRERTSRGKRLVFLDSAATSQKPQSVIDSLVEYYSKYNANIHRGVYEIAARATDAFEGARAKVAAFVNAQSEELIWTRNTTEAINLVAYAWGLTNLKAGDAIVTTQLEHHSNLVPWQLLAEKTGAQLRFIPVDDRGLHVLDDLDDLLAGAKLVALSHVSNTLGTIAPLDSIVPRAHAAGAVVLVDGAQAAPNMPVDVKALDVDFYAFSAHKMCGPTGIGALYGKRALLESMPPFLTGGDMIRKVGYEHSTFNDLPWKFEAGTSNIADAIAFGVAVDYLASIGMEWVREHERSLMHYAFERLRELEPRGLVIYGPQDPELVADVISFNFADIHPHDLASILDIEGVCIRAGHHCTMPLMEKMGWPATARASFYIYNTKADVDALIEALQKAAQVFKLA, encoded by the coding sequence ATCGTGGAAGATTTTCCAATTTTGCGCGAGCGGACTTCGCGCGGGAAGCGGCTGGTTTTTCTCGACTCGGCGGCTACCTCACAGAAACCGCAGAGCGTGATCGACTCGCTCGTTGAGTACTACTCGAAATATAACGCCAACATCCATCGCGGCGTCTACGAAATTGCGGCGCGGGCGACCGATGCGTTCGAGGGCGCGCGCGCCAAAGTCGCCGCGTTCGTGAACGCGCAGAGCGAAGAGCTGATCTGGACGCGCAATACGACCGAGGCCATCAACCTCGTGGCGTACGCGTGGGGATTGACGAATCTCAAGGCCGGCGATGCGATCGTGACGACGCAGCTCGAGCATCACTCGAACCTCGTGCCGTGGCAACTGCTCGCCGAGAAGACGGGCGCCCAGCTGCGTTTCATCCCGGTCGACGATCGCGGACTGCACGTTCTGGACGATCTCGACGACCTGCTCGCGGGCGCGAAGCTCGTCGCGCTCTCGCACGTGAGCAATACCCTGGGCACCATCGCGCCGCTCGATAGCATCGTTCCCCGCGCCCACGCCGCGGGTGCGGTGGTTTTGGTCGACGGAGCGCAAGCCGCGCCGAATATGCCCGTGGACGTTAAAGCGCTCGATGTGGACTTCTACGCGTTTAGCGCGCACAAGATGTGCGGGCCGACCGGCATCGGCGCCCTCTACGGCAAGCGCGCGCTACTCGAGTCGATGCCGCCGTTTTTGACCGGCGGCGACATGATTCGCAAAGTCGGCTACGAGCATTCGACCTTCAACGACTTGCCATGGAAATTCGAAGCCGGAACGAGCAACATCGCCGACGCGATCGCGTTCGGCGTCGCCGTCGATTATCTGGCGTCGATCGGTATGGAGTGGGTGCGCGAACACGAGCGCTCGTTGATGCACTATGCGTTCGAACGCCTGCGCGAACTCGAACCTCGCGGCCTGGTCATCTACGGACCGCAGGATCCCGAGCTCGTCGCCGACGTGATCTCGTTCAACTTCGCCGATATTCACCCGCACGATCTCGCATCGATCCTGGATATCGAGGGCGTCTGCATTCGCGCCGGCCACCATTGCACGATGCCGCTAATGGAAAAGATGGGCTGGCCCGCCACCGCCCGCGCGTCGTTCTACATCTACAACACCAAAGCCGACGTAGACGCCCTCATCGAAGCCCTACAAAAAGCCGCCCAAGTCTTCAAACTCGCATGA
- a CDS encoding iron-sulfur cluster assembly scaffold protein: MDDFYRDYILDHYRAPHNFGHLEKPDAVAEDTNPLCGDQIRMELLVGTDGTVADVRFSGKGCAISQASASMLTDSVKGMKLEAVATLSKETVLENVGIGISPTRMKCAMLGLKVLKSAAVGELATWPDED; the protein is encoded by the coding sequence TTGGACGACTTTTACCGCGACTATATTTTGGATCACTATCGGGCGCCGCATAATTTTGGACATCTTGAAAAACCCGATGCGGTTGCGGAGGATACCAATCCGCTCTGCGGCGATCAGATCCGCATGGAGCTTCTGGTCGGGACCGACGGAACGGTAGCCGACGTTCGTTTCTCGGGCAAAGGCTGCGCGATCAGTCAGGCGTCGGCGTCGATGCTGACCGATTCGGTGAAGGGGATGAAACTCGAAGCCGTCGCGACGCTCTCCAAAGAAACCGTGCTCGAAAACGTCGGCATCGGCATCAGTCCGACGCGCATGAAATGCGCGATGCTCGGGCTAAAAGTGCTCAAGAGCGCCGCAGTCGGCGAACTCGCAACCTGGCCGGACGAAGACTAG
- a CDS encoding DUF485 domain-containing protein gives MEHHHLTPEDWQSIEADADFRTLVAMKRRFVVPATLFFLLYYLALPVLVGLAPALMSRPVFWHLNVAYLFALSQFAMAWILLAIYLQRARRFDFLEAQIVRRVRSEFR, from the coding sequence ATGGAGCACCACCACCTGACACCCGAAGACTGGCAGAGCATCGAGGCCGATGCCGATTTTCGCACTCTCGTGGCGATGAAACGCCGCTTCGTCGTTCCCGCAACGCTGTTTTTCCTGCTCTATTATCTCGCGCTGCCCGTCCTCGTCGGCCTCGCGCCGGCCCTGATGTCGCGCCCGGTCTTCTGGCACCTCAACGTCGCGTATCTTTTCGCGCTCTCGCAGTTCGCGATGGCGTGGATTCTGCTCGCGATCTATTTGCAGCGCGCCCGGCGTTTCGATTTTCTCGAAGCGCAAATCGTTCGCCGCGTGCGTAGCGAGTTTCGATGA
- a CDS encoding cation acetate symporter, protein MTPTVVMFVVFVAITLVITYVASGRSKTSRGFYSAHRRVSGLQNGFAIAGDYMSAASFLGITGLIAFFGFDGFMYSVGWLVAYLTVLLLVAEPLRNTGKYTIADVISFRNRGRGVRALAAISTLIITLFYMIAQMVGAGSLVNVLIPDFSFNTAIVVVGALMLLYVTVGGMLATTWVQVIKASLLLGASALLSCLVLARYHFSLAAFFAAAANAHGAVGVGLHASLLQPGLFFSGRWGSLDLISLGIALVLGTAGLPHILMRFYTVPSAKAARTSVAWAMVLIGVFYLLTTFMGFGAATLIGQSRIGPHVTSGEAIRYIAHHPAQAPALNAAFARDGYIVPVKNDNLAAILLAQGLGGDLFLAFIAAVAFATILAVVAGLTIAASSAFAHDIWWNLVRNGEGNESEQLRVARITAAVVAILSIVFAIWLKNLNVAFLVGLAFAVAASANVPAIILTLAWKRFNRTGTICGMVAGLVSSLVLIAIGPAVMGVDPAGATVRHLIAGTPIFPLSNPGLVSVPLGFAAAILGTLCSRDPEAEALYAQLEVRANTGLGAEL, encoded by the coding sequence ATGACGCCCACCGTCGTAATGTTCGTCGTCTTCGTGGCGATCACGCTCGTGATCACCTACGTTGCATCGGGGCGCAGTAAGACCAGCCGGGGCTTTTACAGCGCTCACCGTCGCGTGAGCGGCCTGCAGAATGGTTTTGCGATCGCCGGCGACTACATGTCGGCGGCCTCGTTTCTGGGCATCACCGGTCTGATCGCATTCTTCGGCTTCGACGGATTCATGTATTCGGTCGGCTGGCTCGTCGCTTATCTGACCGTGCTGCTGCTGGTTGCCGAGCCGCTGCGCAATACCGGGAAATACACGATCGCCGACGTCATCTCGTTTCGCAATCGCGGCCGCGGCGTGCGCGCGTTGGCGGCGATTTCGACGCTGATCATCACGCTTTTCTACATGATCGCACAGATGGTCGGCGCCGGGTCGCTCGTCAACGTTTTGATTCCGGATTTCAGCTTCAACACGGCGATCGTGGTGGTCGGCGCGCTGATGCTGCTGTATGTTACGGTCGGCGGGATGCTCGCCACGACGTGGGTACAAGTGATCAAGGCAAGTTTGTTGTTGGGTGCGAGCGCGCTGCTCTCGTGTCTCGTGCTCGCGCGCTACCATTTTTCGCTGGCCGCATTTTTCGCCGCGGCCGCGAACGCGCACGGCGCGGTCGGCGTCGGCCTGCACGCGAGCCTCCTGCAACCCGGCCTCTTCTTCTCGGGGCGCTGGGGATCGCTCGATCTGATCTCGCTCGGGATCGCGCTCGTCCTAGGAACCGCCGGGCTTCCGCACATTCTGATGCGCTTTTACACCGTGCCATCGGCAAAGGCCGCACGAACGTCGGTCGCCTGGGCGATGGTGCTGATCGGCGTCTTTTATTTGCTGACCACGTTTATGGGCTTTGGCGCGGCAACGTTGATCGGTCAATCCCGGATCGGTCCGCACGTCACGAGCGGGGAGGCGATACGCTATATCGCGCATCACCCCGCGCAGGCGCCGGCGCTCAACGCCGCCTTCGCACGCGACGGATACATCGTGCCGGTCAAGAACGACAATCTGGCGGCGATCCTGCTCGCACAGGGTCTGGGCGGCGATCTCTTTCTGGCCTTCATCGCCGCGGTCGCATTCGCGACGATTCTCGCGGTAGTCGCCGGCTTGACTATCGCGGCCTCCTCTGCGTTCGCGCACGATATTTGGTGGAATCTCGTGCGAAACGGAGAAGGCAACGAGAGCGAACAGCTCCGCGTCGCGCGCATCACCGCGGCTGTCGTTGCGATTCTTTCGATCGTCTTTGCGATCTGGCTGAAAAACTTGAACGTTGCGTTTCTGGTTGGGCTCGCGTTTGCGGTCGCCGCGAGTGCGAACGTTCCGGCGATCATTCTAACGCTTGCATGGAAGCGATTCAACCGGACGGGCACTATTTGCGGCATGGTCGCCGGTTTGGTTTCCTCGCTCGTTCTCATCGCGATCGGCCCCGCCGTGATGGGCGTCGATCCCGCCGGCGCGACGGTCCGGCATTTGATCGCCGGCACTCCGATCTTTCCGCTCTCCAATCCGGGGCTCGTCTCGGTGCCGCTCGGGTTCGCCGCCGCCATTCTCGGCACGCTCTGCTCGCGCGATCCCGAAGCCGAAGCGCTCTACGCGCAACTCGAAGTTCGAGCCAACACGGGTCTCGGCGCCGAACTCTAG
- a CDS encoding glycoside hydrolase family 125 protein gives MSVTRLIALAIGLAVVATAMPERARAAPTADTATQRSDVVTRKLQRIYQTAYDEAYSRHAIIQEDGTTFVSTGDIGQEWLRDSSAVMIPYIGVSHTDPYVRSMLRGAIARQVRYIEVDPYANAFTLNYRVAERKFEMDSLLYPIWFAYLYWRSTGDGSIFTPDFQRAMHRVIQTLRTEQHHATRSHYTHPELADRGKGSPIAFTGLVWTGFRPSDDAARYQYNIPDNMFGVAVLRDLTVVEHRVYHDRWMADNAYGMSVQIQRAIERNGLVNLPGFGRIYAYEVDGRGHANLMDDANVPSLLSMPYFGYVGVHDVAYQATRAFVLSPRNPYYYVGKYAAGVGSPHTPHGYIWPLALVMQAITATDPSEIERVLGYVAVSDVGDHRLHESFNADWPEAYTRSDFAWPNALFAQLMLKRDGGRLPMAVAK, from the coding sequence ATGAGCGTTACCCGTCTTATTGCGCTAGCGATCGGTCTCGCGGTCGTTGCGACCGCAATGCCGGAGCGCGCCCGTGCGGCTCCGACCGCCGATACGGCGACGCAGCGCAGCGACGTGGTGACCCGCAAGCTGCAGCGCATCTATCAGACGGCCTACGACGAGGCGTACAGCCGGCACGCCATCATCCAGGAAGATGGGACGACGTTCGTCTCGACCGGCGATATCGGCCAGGAATGGTTGCGCGATTCGAGCGCGGTGATGATTCCGTACATCGGCGTCTCCCACACCGACCCGTACGTGCGCTCGATGCTGCGCGGCGCGATCGCCCGCCAGGTGCGCTACATCGAGGTCGATCCCTACGCCAACGCCTTTACCTTGAACTATCGGGTAGCCGAGCGGAAGTTCGAAATGGACTCGCTGCTTTATCCGATTTGGTTTGCCTATCTCTATTGGAGATCGACGGGAGACGGCTCGATCTTCACGCCCGATTTCCAGCGCGCGATGCACCGGGTCATTCAGACGCTGCGCACCGAGCAGCATCACGCCACGCGCTCGCATTACACGCATCCCGAGCTCGCCGATCGCGGGAAGGGAAGCCCCATCGCGTTCACCGGGCTCGTATGGACCGGCTTTCGCCCGTCGGACGACGCCGCGCGCTACCAGTACAACATTCCCGATAACATGTTCGGGGTCGCGGTGCTGCGGGATCTAACGGTCGTCGAGCATCGGGTCTATCACGACCGGTGGATGGCCGATAACGCGTACGGCATGTCCGTTCAGATCCAACGCGCGATCGAGCGCAACGGGCTCGTGAATCTGCCCGGGTTCGGGCGCATCTACGCGTACGAAGTCGACGGCCGCGGACACGCGAATCTGATGGACGATGCGAACGTCCCCTCGTTGCTCTCGATGCCGTATTTTGGTTACGTCGGCGTGCACGACGTTGCGTATCAAGCGACGCGCGCCTTCGTGCTTTCGCCGCGAAACCCATACTACTACGTTGGGAAGTACGCGGCGGGCGTCGGCAGTCCGCACACGCCCCACGGCTACATCTGGCCGCTCGCGCTCGTGATGCAGGCGATCACGGCCACCGACCCCAGCGAGATCGAACGCGTGCTGGGCTACGTTGCGGTCTCGGACGTCGGCGACCATCGACTGCACGAATCGTTCAATGCGGATTGGCCCGAGGCATACACGCGCTCCGATTTCGCTTGGCCCAACGCGCTGTTCGCGCAACTGATGCTCAAACGCGACGGCGGCCGTCTTCCGATGGCCGTTGCGAAATAA
- a CDS encoding sigma-70 family RNA polymerase sigma factor, producing MSALAPLHRELTVPPPASAKKAATKALTGIPSVERFDAIVDDYQRRLYGFALRMTGNREDAEEIVQDAFVRAYRALGKMSLEQRSELRLQPWLYTITLNVTRNRLRSKRPTNVALDALADPDALLRGASHDGPLQPETIVEQNADMVLVERALLQLPMHLRAAATLRFIEGRSHPEIAEILDQPIGTVKSHVHRAVRILRRILGPQIGKIVPQGASLHALS from the coding sequence ATGAGCGCGCTTGCACCACTCCACAGGGAGTTGACCGTGCCACCACCGGCTTCGGCGAAGAAGGCGGCGACAAAAGCGCTTACCGGCATTCCCAGCGTCGAACGCTTTGACGCCATCGTCGACGACTATCAGCGTCGGCTCTACGGATTCGCGCTGCGCATGACCGGCAACCGAGAGGACGCTGAAGAGATCGTCCAAGACGCTTTCGTGCGCGCCTACCGCGCGCTCGGGAAGATGTCGCTCGAACAGCGTTCCGAACTGCGTCTTCAGCCGTGGCTCTACACGATCACGTTGAACGTTACGCGAAATCGCCTGCGAAGCAAGCGGCCTACCAACGTTGCGCTCGACGCGTTGGCCGATCCCGACGCGCTGCTGCGCGGCGCATCGCACGACGGTCCGCTCCAGCCCGAAACCATCGTCGAGCAGAATGCCGACATGGTGCTGGTGGAGCGCGCCCTGCTGCAACTCCCGATGCATTTGCGCGCGGCGGCGACGTTGCGATTCATCGAAGGGCGCAGCCACCCGGAGATCGCCGAGATTCTCGATCAGCCGATCGGAACGGTCAAGTCGCACGTCCACCGCGCCGTGCGCATCCTGCGCCGCATCCTCGGCCCGCAGATCGGAAAAATCGTGCCTCAAGGAGCATCACTCCATGCGCTGTCGTGA